The genomic window GGCGTTGGTGTGGCTTTGGTCGGCGAATTGGCCGCTCCAGGAGACGCCGAGGAAGGCATTGGGTGCGACGGCATAGTCGAGCCCTGCTTCGGCAATCAGAGCATCGCGGGCAATCGGCGAGCCAGCCAGGGTGAAGGGCGATCCGGATTGGAACGCCAGCGTCGCGAGCGGCGTGACGTCACCAAACGCATGCCGCCAGCCCAACGTCCCGCGCGCTGTCAGGGTCTGTGTCAGCGCTGTCGCGCCGCGCAGACCGAGCGTTGAGTAGGTGGTGTCGAGCACCGTCGATCCAGTCACGGCGGCGAGGCCGAGTTCGTTGATGCCACCATCAACCCGCACGTAAGCAATGTTGAGGAAAGGCTCCAGCGCAGCGCCGTTGAAGGCGTAGGTGTGGCCAACCTCGCCGAACATCTGCGTCGTCTTCAAACCGTAGTCGCCGCGTTGGGTATCGACGAGATTGACCACGACGACCTGTCGCGAGGTGAGGAGGTCGTTCCACGAGAAGCTGGCGCCGCCGCGCAGGCCCCAAGCGCCGAACTGTCCGCCGCCGTAAGCGGCGATGTGGTAGCTGTCGCTCGAGCCGGACGCGGCGATGTCGGGGGACTTGAAGCTGGAGTGGCTGTAGCCGCCCGCAAGACCCACACGCCAGAGGCCGTTGAAGGTGACATCGATGCCGGAGATCACGCCGCCGAGGGTGTGATCGGTCTTTGCGGCGTTGCCGTCACCCTTCAGCGTGCCGAGGCTGCCCAGCGCTTGCGCCCACACCGCATAGACTTGCGCTGGCTGAAGGGCCGGTGGCGCCTTGGTGAACGGTAGCGCGGCATAGGCGTTGCGCGGGGTCTCCTCGGCATAGGACAGCGCGTTGCCTCCTTGCGCCAACGGCGTGCCGTAGGCGAAGTCCTGCCGCAGCCGGCCGGTCACGGCGTCGCGCAGATATTGCGACTGCTCCGACAATACGCCCGCCGCATTGGCATGGATCGCGGCGTTGCTGAGGCTGGTGAAGGCCGCACGCGCCTGGGCGTCGCTGGCACCCACCACCTGCTGCCACACCGGATTGCTGGTCGCTGCGGTGTCCAGCGCACCGGCCACCGCCTTCTCGTTGGGGGTCGATGCGAGATCGGCGAAGCCGGTCGCACTGCGCGCGGTGGAGAGGTAGCCGTTGAAGCCGTCGGTGCTGAGAGTAAAGGCGAGGAACGGGAAGTCGGCGGTGGCCAGCGTCGGCGCGGTCACCGTCAAGCCGCCGCCGGTGGTGAGCAGGGTGTAGGTCTTGCCCGGCAGCACCGGCGCCGATGCGGTGTTGGTGTCGTGGGCGATCTCGAACATCGAGCTTTGGATGTTGGCAGTGCCGGTCACTTCGATGCGGTCGCTGGTGGTGCCGTTGAGCTCCGCATAATATTTTGAATCGGGGCCCATATTGTAATTGCCATCGATATGGAGGGTGCCGATCGAATTACCTGGCGAGACGGTGCCGCCATTGACATTGACGTTGCCGAAGGTGCCGTTGCCGGACAGCGTGCCGCCTTTGTTGACATTGACGACTGATGAGCTTTTCAGCGAGCCGTTCACGTTCAGATTGCCGGCGTTGATATTTGTCGCGCCGGTGTAAGTCTGGATACCGGAGATCGTCAGCTTGCCGGTCCCGTTCTTGGTGAAGGTGCCGGCACCCGAGACGACATCGGCATAGATGCCATCGAAGTTCTGATCGAAAATCAGGGCAGCGTTGTTCAGGATATTGCCCTTAAGACTGTTCGAGGTGCCTTGCAGTGTGCCGGCCGAGACAGTGGTGCCGCCGCTATAGTTGTTGTTGCCGGAGAGAGTCAGAGTGCCGGCGCCGATCTTGCTCAGGCTGCCTAGGCCAGTGATGTTGCCGGCGAATGTGCCGGCAGCGGCCTGGTCGAAGGTGACCGACCTGGCGATCGGGTTGTCGGCATTGCTGTCGAAGACGATATTGCCGCGCAGGCTCGTGGTGTTACCCTGTACCGTGCCGCCATTGTTTTGGATGTTGCCGGCGTAAGTATTGGCACCGGTGAGGATGAGCGTGCCGGCACCGATTTTGGTGATATTCGCGCCACTGACGATACCGCTCAGGGTCAACGCCTGGGTGGGGTCGACGATGAAGACACCGCCGACGCCGGTCAGAAAGACGTTGCGAGAGGTTGTGAAAGTTGCGGAGGCGCGGAGGGCGGCATTGTTGTCCAGGGTGACGCCTTTGCCGGCCGCGCCGAGCTTGTCATCGGAGTCGATACGCAGAGTTCCTCGCTGAACCAGCGTCCCACCGCTGTAGGTGTTCGTGCCCTGGAGCCAGAGCTCGCCATTGCCACTCTTGATGAACTGACCTGCGCCGCTGATGTTGCCGCTCCAGATGAGCGGGTGCAGTCCGACACCGATGCCGCCGGTGCCGGCGAGGGTAATGTTGCGACCGATGGTCGTGTTGGCCGCGGTGGCGTCAGTGCTTGCGACCGAACCGCCGTTCAACGTGATCCCGGCGCCGGCTGCGCCGAGGTTGGCGTCGGTGGTGAAACGTACCACGCCGCCGGTGACCGTCGTGCCACCCGAGTAGGTATTGATCCCGGACAGGATAAGGTCGCCACTGCCGGATTTGACAAGGGTGCCTGCACCGCTGATCACGCCGCCCCAGGTCAGCACACCTGGGTTGCCGTTGATCGCGCCAACCTGAAAGCCGCCGTTGTTTGTGATCGTGACGGGGCGGTTGACCGTTTGGTTGACGGTGCTCCCATTCACTGTCCCGATCGTGCCGTTGTTCAGAGTGATGCCGGCGCCCGAAGCGCCGAGGTTGGCATCGGAGAGGAACAGGAGCGCTCCGCCGTTGACCGTCGTGCCCCCGGAGTAAGTGTTGGTGCCTGAAAGCGTGACATCGCCGCTGCCGGATTTGATAAGAGAGCCGGTGCCTGAGATGTTGCCGGCATAAGTGCCGTTGTCCGTCTGATCAAAGACGACGGAGGCATTGTTGGTGATGTTACCTTGCAGGCCCACGGTATTTCCCTGCAGGATACCGCCGTTAACGATGGTCCCCCCCGAATAGGCATTTGCACCCGTGAGAATAAGTGTGCCGGCACCGTTCTTGACCAGAGACCAACTGCCTCCGCTCTTCGCTACGCCGGTTTGATCGGCTATGGCGTCGCTGATCGTCTGCGTGTCCGGGGAGTCGAAGCTGAGCGATCCGTTGCCCTGAAGGAAGATGCCCGATCCGTAGGCCTGGCCATTCTGACCACCGCTGCCACCGGCAACGGTATTTCCGGAAATGTTGAAGCCGGTCTGCTTTATGCTGAGGGTGCCACCCTGCTGGACGAAGATCGCGCCGCCCATGCCGGCGCCGCCACCCCCGCGCCCATCGTTGGAGCCATTGCCGCCGCCAAAGCCACCATTCCCCGGCGTGCCGCGTGATCCGATGGTGGAGAATTCGCTGCCAGCGCCCCCGCCGCCGCCGCCGAACCCGCCGTCCCCAGCTCGTGTCCATGCGGCGCCACCGCCGCCACCGCCGAAGCCACCAGCGCCTCCACCGCCAGTGCCTCCACCTCCTGCACCCGCGTTACCATCAAGAATTGAGCCGCCGTTTCCTCCGTTGCCGAACATGCCGCCGCCACCACCGCTGGTCCGGCCTTGGAGTCCACTAGGTTGGAACAGCCCGCCGCCATCGCCGCCACGCGCTTGGTTGTTTTGCAGGTAGACGTTAAACACCGTCACATTGGCGGAGCTCCCGATGAACAATGCACCACCCAGTCCGGCAGCGCCGCCGCCACCGGCGCCGCTGCCGCTGACGTTGCTACTCCCGTACCACCCGCTCCCGCCATTGCCGCCCTGGGCTACGCAATTGGCGATCTTGAGATTGAAGATCGAGACGGCGCCCGACTGCACGAACAGGCCGCGATACTGGTTATTGCCGGAGAGCGTGAAATCATTGCCGCTGATGGTCACGTTGCGCTGCACCTGTGGCAGGTTGGAGGTCAAGGTGATGTTCGCGGTCAAACTGATGGTGTCGCCGTTTTGAGCGACGCTGATGGCATTCCGAAGTTGCATTTCGTTGGCGACGTTGATGTTGGCGGCATAGGCCGGCACCGCTGCCAATAGGGTCCCTGCCGCAAGGCATTTTGCCAGAACCAGGCGCGAGGCCGATCTCGATAGGAGGGAAAAGAGCCGATGCCGAGTTGCCGGCCGGGGCTTGCTGAGATTTGAGGACTGACTTTCCACCTGGACTGAACGCGACATGCTACCCACCACTTGCACATTCACCGGCAACCGAGCCGATGCGAGTGTTGCCGTAGCAGCCAATTGTTTGCACAGTATTTGAAAGCGGCCCGAGATGCCCTATCGAGATAGGGCGTGACACACGTCAACCCGCTGATGAGGCATGCGCGCAACAGTGATCAGGTTGCGGTCATCACACTCGTGTCCCGAATCCAACGTTCGCACAGGCTTGCGGCTTGTTCGGATGCGAACTTCTGAGTCATCACAGAAGAGCAGAGCAGCCGTCTCCAAATTAAAACCCCGGCGAACCGGGGTCTTGTTGTGAGGCTGACATCAGAACCGCCAGCTGAAGTTGCCCTTGAGGGCGTTGGTGTGGCTTTGATCGGCGAACTGGCCGCTCCAGGAGACGCCGAGGAAGGCATTGGGGGCGACGGCTAAGTCGAGCCCCGCCTCAGTGACGAGAGCATCACGTGCAATCGGCGAACCGGCCAACGTGAAGGGCGACCCGGATTGAAACGCCAGCGTCGCCAGCGGCGTGACGTCACCAAACGCATGCCGCCAGCCCAGCGTCCCGCGTGCTGTCAGGGTCTGCGTCAACGCCGTCGCGCCGCGCAGGCCAAGTGTGGTGTAGGTGGTATCGAGCACCGTCGATCCGGTAACCGCCGCGAGGCCGAGTTCGTTGATGCCGCCATCGACGCGCACGTAAGCGATGTTCGCGAAGGGCTCCAGTGCAGCGCCGTTGAAGGCATAGGTGTGGCCAACCTCGCCGAACACCTGTGTCGTCTTCAGGCCATCATCGCCGCGTTGGGTGTCGATGATATTGACCACGGCAATCTGTCGCGAGGTGAGCACGTCGTTCCACGAGAAGCTGGCGCCGCCGCGCAGGCCCCAAGCGCCGAACTGTCCGCCGCCGTAAGCGGCGATGTGGTAGCTGTCGCTCGAGCCGGACGCGGCGATGTCGGGGGACTTGAAGCTGGAGTGGCTGTAGCCGCCCGCAAGACCCACACGCCAGATGCCGTTGAAGGTGATATCGATGCCGGAGATCACGCCGCCGAGGTTGTGATCGGTCTTGGCGGCATTGCCGTCGCCCTGGAGCGTGCCGAGGCTGCCCAGCGCTTGCGCCCACACCGCATAGACTTGCGCTGGCTGAAGGGCCGGTGGCGCCTTGGTGAACGGTAGCGCGGCATAGGCGTTGCGCGGGGTCTCCTCGGCATAGGACAGCGCGTTGCCTCCTTGCGCCAACGGCGTGCCGTAGGCGAAGTCCTGCCGCAACCGGCCGGTGACGGCATCGCGCAGATATTGCGACTGCTCCGACAACACGCCCGCCGCGTTGGCGTGGATCGCGGCGTTGCTGAGGCTGGTGAAGGCCGCGCGGGCTTGGGATGCGCTGGCGCCTACAACCTGCTGCCACAAGGGATTGCTGGCCGCCATTGTATCCAGCGCGCCGGCCACGGCTTTCTCGTTGGGCGTTGAAGCGAGATCAGCGAAGCCGATCGCGTTGCGCGCGGTGGTCAGGTAGCCGTTGAAGGCGTCGGTGCTCAAGGTAAAGCCGAGGAACGGGAAATCGGCGGTCGCGAGGGTGGGGGATGTCACCGTCAAGCCGCCTCCGGTCGTGAGCACCGTGTAGGTCTTGCCCGGCAGCACCGGCGCCGATGCGGTGTTGGTGTCATGCGCGATCTCGAAAATCGAACTTTGGATGTTCGCGTTGCCGGTTACTGCGATGCGGTCGCTGGTCGTGCCGTTGAGCTGGACATGATAGGTCGAGCCAGTCCCCATGGTGAGATCGCCGTTGATATGGAGAGTCCCGACGGAATTTCCCGGCGAGACGGTGCCGGCGTTGATCGTGGTGTTGCCGGTCACAGTGCCGTCGCCAGTGAGCATGCCGCCCGCGTTCACGGCGATCGTATCCGCCCGGACCTCGCTCCCGGCCTCGACGCCCAGCGTGCCATTGTTCACCACGAAAGAAGTCGGCGTGGCCTGACCCAAATCCCCCGCCAACACGCCATAGACTGCATTGTGCCGCACCGTGAAAGTCGTGCCACTCTCGACTGTCGTTGCGCCATAGACCTGCGACCAGCGGTCGGTCTGAGTGTTGTAGTGCGAGCCATCGAAAATCATCGATCCGCCACCCGTCGCGGTGACCGTAAGCAGGCCATTCACGGCACTGTTCTGGATCGGGTCGTAAAAAGCCATGGCGTTGCCGGCCGTGTTGAGGGTCAGCGTGTGGCCGCCGCCTCCGTTGTCCAGGTAGATAGCGTTGGCCTGCGACGTTCCCGCTGTGCCTTGGGTATTGCCCGAGAAGGTGATGTTGCCGCCAGTGGCATTCAGCGTGACATTGCCGCCAGCCCAGATCGCGCCGCCTTGCTGGCCGGCCTTGTTGCCGGTGACGGTATCGGTCGTGGTGCTGGTCAGGGTGAAGTCGCTCGCGGCATAGACAGCGCCGCCGTTGCCGTTGGTCGCCGTATTGCTGCTGATGTCCGTGCCGAACAGGGTGACGCCGCCCAGGGCAAAGATTGCACCGCCGTCGGTGCCCGCGGTATTGCCGGTGAGGGTCAGCGTACCGGCGTTGTTGAGAGTGCTGCCGATACTCACGTTGCCGTTTGCATAGATCGCGCCACCATTGATGGTCGCACTGTTGTTTTCCAGCGTGACATTGCCCGAGGTGGTCGCGACGCTGACGTCGCCATTGCCGACGAACAGCGCGCCGCCTTGCGAAGCGGTGTTGCCGTTCGCGGTCAGGTTGTCGGTGATGCTGATCCCGCGGTCCGAGGCGATCGCGCCGCCGTTGCCGGCAGTGTTAGCGCTGGCGTTCAGCGAGCCGACGATCGTGACGGTGCCATTGCCGCCGCCCGCGTGGATGGCGCCACCAAAACCGGCGGCGGTGTTGTGGTTCAGCGTGGTGTTGCCATTGATGAGGACATTGGCTTCCGTATTGATGGCGCCGCCGCTGCCATTCGTCGCGGTGTTGCTGTCCGCCGTCAACGCGCCGGTGATGCGGATACTGTTGAGTCCGTAAATTGCGCCGCCGTTAAAGGTGGCGTTGTTGTTCTTTAGCCTCACGACGGCGGCATTGCTGGCGCTGCCGATGGTCACGTCGCCGTTCGCATAGATCGCGCCACCGTCAACCGTCGCAGTGTTGTTTTCCAGCGTGACTTTGCCCGAGGTGGCTGCGAGGCTGACGTTGCCGTTCCCGACGAACAGCGCGCCGCCACGTGAACCGGTGTTGCCGTTCGCAGTCAGGTTGTCGGTGATGCTGATACCGCGGTCCGAGGCGATCGCGCCGCCGTTGCCCGCAGCGTTACCGCTCGCCTTCAGCGAGCCGGCGATCGTGACGGTGCCATTGCCGCCGCCTGCGTGGATGGCGCCGCCAAAACCAGCGGCGGTGTTGTGGTTTAGCGTGGTGTTGCCATTGATGAGGACATTGCCTTCCGTATTGATGGCGCCGCCGCTCCCGGTGATGGCGGTGTTGCTGTTCGCCGTCAACGCGCCGGTGATGTGGACACCTGTCCCCGCGTATATTGCGCCGCCGCCATCTGTGGCGCTGTTGTTGGTAAGTGTGATGCCGGCCGTCGCGTTGGCGACGAGCATGGCAATGCCGTCAGTCGCATCGATCGCGCCACCGCTGCCAATCGTCGCCTTGTTGCCGGTCAGGGTGATGGTGCCGTTCGCGTTGCCGATATTGACGTTGTTATTCGTATCGATCGCGCCGCCCCAAGTCGCGGTGTTGTTCGTCATCGTGACGTTACCGCGCGTGGTCGCGAGACTGATGTTGCCATCCTCGGCGGCAATCGCGCCGCCATATTGCCCCGCGGTGTTGTTGCTCATGTTGACGTCGCCGCCGTCCTGCGTGACGCCAGTCAACCCATTCAATCCGCCGCCGTCGCCGTTGATGGCGGTGTTGTTGTTTGCCGTCACCGCGCCGGTGATGCTGATACCGCCGTCCGCGTAAATTGCGCCGCCGTTGTTGGCAGTGTTACCGCTCGCGTTCAGCGAGCCGGCGATCGTGGCGGTGCCATTGCCGCCGCCTGCGTGGATGGCGCCGCCAAAAGCACCGGCGGTGTTCTGGGTTAGCGTTGTGTTGCCATTGATGAGGACATTGCCGTCCGTGCTGATCGCGCCGCCGCTGCCATTGGCGGTGTTGTTGTTCGCCGTCAATGCGCCGGTAATGCGGATCCCGTCGTGTCCGTAAATTGCGCCGCCGCCATCGGCGGCACTATTGTTAGAAAGTGTGATGCCGGCCGTCGTGTTGGCGACGAGCGTGACAACGCCGTCAAACGCATCGATCGCACCGCCGCTGCCAGCCGTTGCCTTGTTGCCGGTCAGGGTGATGGTGCCGTTCGCGTTGCCGATGGTGACGTCAATTGCATCAATCGCGCCGCCCCAAGTCGCGGTGTTGTTCGTCAAGGTGACGTTACCCTGCGTGGTGGCAAGACTGACGCTGCCATTTTCGGCGGCAATCGCGCCGCCATAGCCACCCGCGGTGTTGTTGCTCATGCTGACATCGCCGTTAACTTGCGTGACGCCAGTCAATCCATTCAGTACACCTCCGTCGCCACTGACATTCGCCCCTGTGAAGGTGATTGGTCCCCCGGCGAGGTTCAGGATGACGGTACTGGCGGCAGTGAACAGCGATGTCGAAATGCCGCCGATCGTGACCGTGCTCCCGCCCGAAGCGCCATTGATGGTGAGATCGGCCGACCCCGGTGCCGCCCCCGTGGGAAGGGTCATCGCGACGTCGCCCGTGGCGGTGGCCCCTTGGAGGTTTATGGTGTCGCCGCCGTTGGGGGATGCAGGAACACCGGCGCCGGAAAAGCTCTGACCGTCACCCACGTTATATGCCTGCGCCCGCGCCGGGGTCGCGACCGGCAGGACGACAAGGAGCCCGACCAAAGCTGTCGAGCAGAGCAGCGCGTGTCTGAGAAGGCCAGAGCAACGATGCGGCCGATCGTGGCGGGGAAAAGCTGCCGTTTGCGCGGCTTCATTACGCCCGCAAAGGCGGAGGGCATGGACGTTTCTGGTCTGTTCAGTCTTCATCAAACATTCCCACATTCCCGACTGATGCCGGAAAGGTCTTCAAAACAGGCCGTTTTGCCGTGGGATTTTCCGGATGTCCGGATGGCTCGCCGTGCTGCGGGGAGGATTTCGGCATACCGAGGATCACTCTGGACCTGATGCTGGTGAGCGGCTTTTTGGGATGCCTACCTACGACCAAAAACGGAGTCGTTGCCTAGCAGCCAATTGTTTGTCCAATATTTGAGGACCACAGGACGCCCCCTATCGGGGTAGGGCGTGAACCACATCAACCCGGTGACGTGGCATCCGGGCAACAGTGGTCAGGCTATGAGTGTCCCGAGTCCAAAGTTCGTGGAGTCGCCGATTTTCTACAGCAAGGATTTGGAAGGACCTTGGCGGCATCGCCGGCGCTGCATCTCGCCAAGCGGGAGGGAAGGACTTCGTTTATGCCAGCGAAGTCGGCAGCGGTTTCAACCGAAAATCACCCAATGGGAATCCGGACTAAAGCTTGTAGCCGATCTTGCGCAGCAGGTCTTTCCGCCACGCAATATCGGCGTCGGTTTCGGCACCCAGCGGCGAGGCGCCATCTACCACGCCGAGCACACCACGGCCCAGTTCCGTTTGCGCGACTATCACCTGTGTCGGGTTGGCCGTCGCGCAATAGATGCAGCAGACCTCTGGTACCGCGCGCACCGCAGCCAGCACGTTCACGGGAAAGAACCCGTCGCCGAGGAAGATCAGGAAAGTGTGGCCCGCGCCGATGGCCAATGCGTTGTCGCGTGCAAGGGTGAGGGCGGCTTCGTCATTGCCCGACCAGCGCACCAGCCGCTTACCGGAGGCCTCGCAGAAAGCCAGCCCGAAGCGGATGCCCGGAACCGCTCCCACCAACGCCTCGTGGAGGTCTTCCACGGTTTTGATGAAATGCGACTGGCCGAAGATGAAGTTGGCAGCGTCCGGCTTGACGATGGGCACCACGGTGAACTCCATGGCCGCGCTCCCTTTGCCTAGGCGACGTTCAGCGAGTCTCTACTCGGCCGCTTGCGGCTTGCGCTCCTCGCGCAGCCGAAAACGCTTCAGCAGTGCGGAGACGGTGTCGCGGAAGCCGCCATACTCCAGTTCGGAATAGGGCAGCATCGCGGCGCCAGACCAGCCCTGGCTGCGCATGTCGATCGCTTTGCGCTGGGCGCGCTGGCGGACCTCGTCCCACGCCGGGTTGTCGAAGAAATCGACATGGGAATCGGAAAAGCGGCCTTCTTTGTCGATTGAAAAGCCGACGCAAGAAACGATCGGCAGGCAGTACATGCCCGTTACCGGTGTGTTAAGTGGGACGGGCATGAGCGGCATCACGTGCGAGCCGCGCGCATCGCCGCCCACGAAGTGCGCCTTGACGAAGGGCGAGATGATTTCCTCGGGCGCCGGGAAAATCCCCTGGTTCCTGAGGATCGCGACCGGATCATCCTTGCCGGTGTACTTGCCTGCAATCGCGTGAAGACGCTGCGCTGAAACAGCGGCGGCAGCCTCGCCGTATGTTCGAGAAACGATGCGATCGATGCCAAAGCGTTCGTTGTCGCGGAGCAGTGCGGCAATGTGGTAGCTCTCC from Nitrobacteraceae bacterium AZCC 1564 includes these protein-coding regions:
- a CDS encoding adenosine/AMP kinase (product_source=COG1839; cath_funfam=3.40.1520.10; cog=COG1839; ko=KO:K09129; pfam=PF04008; superfamily=103165) is translated as MEFTVVPIVKPDAANFIFGQSHFIKTVEDLHEALVGAVPGIRFGLAFCEASGKRLVRWSGNDEAALTLARDNALAIGAGHTFLIFLGDGFFPVNVLAAVRAVPEVCCIYCATANPTQVIVAQTELGRGVLGVVDGASPLGAETDADIAWRKDLLRKIGYKL
- a CDS encoding fructose 1,6-bisphosphate aldolase/phosphatase (product_source=KO:K01622; cog=COG1980; ko=KO:K01622; pfam=PF01950; superfamily=111249), whose amino-acid sequence is MKLTLSVIKADVGSVGGHTKPSARMMAAVRGEVAKAIDNGLLIDGFVCHTGDDIAIIMTHTRGEGSSEVHQFAWKTFLAATSVAKSSGLYGAGQDLLVDAPSGNLRGAGPAVAELSFDHGLSGARPAESFMVFAADKCGPGAYNLPLYLAFADPMYCAGLMLPPMIKGFRFHVIDMDNTAGDSVIELDAPAESYHIAALLRDNERFGIDRIVSRTYGEAAAAVSAQRLHAIAGKYTGKDDPVAILRNQGIFPAPEEIISPFVKAHFVGGDARGSHVMPLMPVPLNTPVTGMYCLPIVSCVGFSIDKEGRFSDSHVDFFDNPAWDEVRQRAQRKAIDMRSQGWSGAAMLPYSELEYGGFRDTVSALLKRFRLREERKPQAAE
- a CDS encoding outer membrane autotransporter protein (product_source=TIGR01414; cog=COG4625; pfam=PF03797,PF12951; smart=SM00869; superfamily=103515,69349; tigrfam=TIGR01414,TIGR02601) produces the protein MAAVPAYAANINVANEMQLRNAISVAQNGDTISLTANITLTSNLPQVQRNVTISGNDFTLSGNNQYRGLFVQSGAVSIFNLKIANCVAQGGNGGSGWYGSSNVSGSGAGGGGAAGLGGALFIGSSANVTVFNVYLQNNQARGGDGGGLFQPSGLQGRTSGGGGGMFGNGGNGGSILDGNAGAGGGGTGGGGAGGFGGGGGGAAWTRAGDGGFGGGGGGAGSEFSTIGSRGTPGNGGFGGGNGSNDGRGGGGAGMGGAIFVQQGGTLSIKQTGFNISGNTVAGGSGGQNGQAYGSGIFLQGNGSLSFDSPDTQTISDAIADQTGVAKSGGSWSLVKNGAGTLILTGANAYSGGTIVNGGILQGNTVGLQGNITNNASVVFDQTDNGTYAGNISGTGSLIKSGSGDVTLSGTNTYSGGTTVNGGALLFLSDANLGASGAGITLNNGTIGTVNGSTVNQTVNRPVTITNNGGFQVGAINGNPGVLTWGGVISGAGTLVKSGSGDLILSGINTYSGGTTVTGGVVRFTTDANLGAAGAGITLNGGSVASTDATAANTTIGRNITLAGTGGIGVGLHPLIWSGNISGAGQFIKSGNGELWLQGTNTYSGGTLVQRGTLRIDSDDKLGAAGKGVTLDNNAALRASATFTTSRNVFLTGVGGVFIVDPTQALTLSGIVSGANITKIGAGTLILTGANTYAGNIQNNGGTVQGNTTSLRGNIVFDSNADNPIARSVTFDQAAAGTFAGNITGLGSLSKIGAGTLTLSGNNNYSGGTTVSAGTLQGTSNSLKGNILNNAALIFDQNFDGIYADVVSGAGTFTKNGTGKLTISGIQTYTGATNINAGNLNVNGSLKSSSVVNVNKGGTLSGNGTFGNVNVNGGTVSPGNSIGTLHIDGNYNMGPDSKYYAELNGTTSDRIEVTGTANIQSSMFEIAHDTNTASAPVLPGKTYTLLTTGGGLTVTAPTLATADFPFLAFTLSTDGFNGYLSTARSATGFADLASTPNEKAVAGALDTAATSNPVWQQVVGASDAQARAAFTSLSNAAIHANAAGVLSEQSQYLRDAVTGRLRQDFAYGTPLAQGGNALSYAEETPRNAYAALPFTKAPPALQPAQVYAVWAQALGSLGTLKGDGNAAKTDHTLGGVISGIDVTFNGLWRVGLAGGYSHSSFKSPDIAASGSSDSYHIAAYGGGQFGAWGLRGGASFSWNDLLTSRQVVVVNLVDTQRGDYGLKTTQMFGEVGHTYAFNGAALEPFLNIAYVRVDGGINELGLAAVTGSTVLDTTYSTLGLRGATALTQTLTARGTLGWRHAFGDVTPLATLAFQSGSPFTLAGSPIARDALIAEAGLDYAVAPNAFLGVSWSGQFADQSHTNAIKGNFSWRF
- a CDS encoding outer membrane autotransporter protein (product_source=TIGR01414; cog=COG4625; pfam=PF02415,PF03797; smart=SM00869; superfamily=103515,51126; tigrfam=TIGR01376,TIGR01414; transmembrane_helix_parts=Inside_1_37,TMhelix_38_60,Outside_61_1566), yielding MKTEQTRNVHALRLCGRNEAAQTAAFPRHDRPHRCSGLLRHALLCSTALVGLLVVLPVATPARAQAYNVGDGQSFSGAGVPASPNGGDTINLQGATATGDVAMTLPTGAAPGSADLTINGASGGSTVTIGGISTSLFTAASTVILNLAGGPITFTGANVSGDGGVLNGLTGVTQVNGDVSMSNNTAGGYGGAIAAENGSVSLATTQGNVTLTNNTATWGGAIDAIDVTIGNANGTITLTGNKATAGSGGAIDAFDGVVTLVANTTAGITLSNNSAADGGGAIYGHDGIRITGALTANNNTANGSGGAISTDGNVLINGNTTLTQNTAGAFGGAIHAGGGNGTATIAGSLNASGNTANNGGAIYADGGISITGAVTANNNTAINGDGGGLNGLTGVTQDGGDVNMSNNTAGQYGGAIAAEDGNISLATTRGNVTMTNNTATWGGAIDTNNNVNIGNANGTITLTGNKATIGSGGAIDATDGIAMLVANATAGITLTNNSATDGGGAIYAGTGVHITGALTANSNTAITGSGGAINTEGNVLINGNTTLNHNTAAGFGGAIHAGGGNGTVTIAGSLKASGNAAGNGGAIASDRGISITDNLTANGNTGSRGGALFVGNGNVSLAATSGKVTLENNTATVDGGAIYANGDVTIGSASNAAVVRLKNNNATFNGGAIYGLNSIRITGALTADSNTATNGSGGAINTEANVLINGNTTLNHNTAAGFGGAIHAGGGNGTVTIVGSLNASANTAGNGGAIASDRGISITDNLTANGNTASQGGALFVGNGDVSVATTSGNVTLENNSATINGGAIYANGNVSIGSTLNNAGTLTLTGNTAGTDGGAIFALGGVTLFGTDISSNTATNGNGGAVYAASDFTLTSTTTDTVTGNKAGQQGGAIWAGGNVTLNATGGNITFSGNTQGTAGTSQANAIYLDNGGGGHTLTLNTAGNAMAFYDPIQNSAVNGLLTVTATGGGSMIFDGSHYNTQTDRWSQVYGATTVESGTTFTVRHNAVYGVLAGDLGQATPTSFVVNNGTLGVEAGSEVRADTIAVNAGGMLTGDGTVTGNTTINAGTVSPGNSVGTLHINGDLTMGTGSTYHVQLNGTTSDRIAVTGNANIQSSIFEIAHDTNTASAPVLPGKTYTVLTTGGGLTVTSPTLATADFPFLGFTLSTDAFNGYLTTARNAIGFADLASTPNEKAVAGALDTMAASNPLWQQVVGASASQARAAFTSLSNAAIHANAAGVLSEQSQYLRDAVTGRLRQDFAYGTPLAQGGNALSYAEETPRNAYAALPFTKAPPALQPAQVYAVWAQALGSLGTLQGDGNAAKTDHNLGGVISGIDITFNGIWRVGLAGGYSHSSFKSPDIAASGSSDSYHIAAYGGGQFGAWGLRGGASFSWNDVLTSRQIAVVNIIDTQRGDDGLKTTQVFGEVGHTYAFNGAALEPFANIAYVRVDGGINELGLAAVTGSTVLDTTYTTLGLRGATALTQTLTARGTLGWRHAFGDVTPLATLAFQSGSPFTLAGSPIARDALVTEAGLDLAVAPNAFLGVSWSGQFADQSHTNALKGNFSWRF